In the genome of Photobacterium sp. TLY01, one region contains:
- the iscR gene encoding Fe-S cluster assembly transcriptional regulator IscR encodes MRLTSKGRYAVTAMLDVALHSQEGPVPLADISERQGISLSYLEQLFARLRKAGLVASVRGPGGGYRLGEEAHQIAVGTVIAAVDESVDAMKCHGKGDCQGGVRCLTHTLWHDLSARISDFLNNITLGELMQDNDVLTVSDRQDQRLQKSSFGHKNTHDSATIGVDVRS; translated from the coding sequence ATGAGATTGACATCAAAAGGACGGTATGCAGTCACGGCCATGTTGGACGTTGCGCTGCATTCTCAGGAAGGTCCGGTGCCTCTGGCTGATATTTCAGAGCGCCAGGGGATTTCACTGTCTTATTTGGAGCAATTGTTTGCTCGTTTGCGTAAAGCCGGCCTGGTGGCCAGCGTGCGTGGTCCGGGTGGTGGTTACCGACTGGGCGAAGAGGCACATCAGATTGCTGTCGGTACTGTGATCGCGGCCGTCGACGAATCGGTCGATGCCATGAAGTGCCACGGCAAAGGGGATTGTCAGGGCGGCGTTCGCTGTCTGACTCACACCCTGTGGCACGACCTCAGCGCGCGCATCAGTGACTTTCTGAACAATATTACGCTCGGTGAACTGATGCAGGACAACGACGTGCTGACTGTGTCAGACCGTCAGGACCAGCGCCTTCAGAAGTCGTCTTTTGGACATAAGAATACACACGACAGCGCCACTATAGGTGTCGATGTTCGCTCCTAG
- the yajC gene encoding preprotein translocase subunit YajC, whose amino-acid sequence MSLFISQAHAAAEGAPQGGGMQLFIMLALFAVIFYFMIYRPQAKRVKEHKNLMSSMGKGDEVLTNGGLVGKITKVSAENDYIVIALNDTTEVTIKKDFVSAVLPKGTMKSL is encoded by the coding sequence ATGAGTCTTTTTATTTCTCAGGCACATGCAGCAGCAGAAGGCGCTCCACAAGGTGGCGGCATGCAGCTGTTTATCATGCTGGCTCTGTTTGCTGTAATTTTCTACTTTATGATCTACCGTCCGCAGGCCAAGCGGGTGAAAGAGCACAAGAACCTGATGTCTTCCATGGGCAAAGGTGATGAAGTGCTGACCAACGGCGGCCTGGTGGGTAAGATCACCAAAGTTTCAGCGGAAAATGACTACATTGTGATCGCTCTGAACGACACAACTGAAGTTACCATCAAAAAGGATTTTGTTTCTGCCGTGCTGCCAAAGGGCACAATGAAATCACTGTAA
- a CDS encoding IscS subfamily cysteine desulfurase: MKLPIYLDYSATCPVDPRVAEKMVQCMTMDGNFGNPASRSHRFGWQAEEAVDNAREQVADLLNADPREIVFTSGATESDNLAIKGIAHFYGKKGKHIITCKTEHKAVLDPCRQLEREGYEVTYLEPESNGLIDLAKLRDAIREDTILVSIMHVNNEIGVIQDITAIGEICRERGVFFHVDAAQSAGKLPIDVQEMKVDLISLSAHKIYGPKGIGALYVRRKPRIRLEAQMHGGGHERGMRSGTLATHQIVGMGEAFRIAKEEMDLDRQHALALRNRLLDGVKDIEAMTVNGDLEQRVPNNLNISFAFVEGESLLMALKDLAVSSGSACTSASLEPSYVLRALGLNDELAHSSIRFSFGRFTTEEEVDYAISQIRTAVDKLREMSPLWDMYKEGIDLNTVEWAHH, translated from the coding sequence ATGAAATTGCCAATATATTTAGATTATTCCGCTACTTGCCCTGTAGATCCCCGTGTTGCCGAGAAAATGGTGCAATGCATGACAATGGACGGTAACTTCGGTAACCCGGCTTCCCGTTCCCACCGTTTTGGCTGGCAGGCTGAAGAAGCGGTTGATAATGCCCGTGAGCAAGTGGCAGACCTGCTGAATGCGGACCCACGTGAGATCGTGTTCACCTCAGGTGCAACAGAATCTGATAACTTGGCGATCAAAGGGATTGCGCACTTCTACGGTAAAAAAGGTAAGCACATCATTACCTGCAAAACAGAACACAAAGCGGTTCTGGATCCTTGCCGTCAACTGGAGCGTGAAGGCTACGAGGTGACTTACCTGGAGCCGGAGTCAAACGGTCTGATCGATTTGGCGAAGCTGCGTGACGCCATCCGCGAAGACACCATCCTTGTTTCCATTATGCATGTGAACAACGAAATCGGTGTGATTCAGGACATTACCGCGATTGGTGAAATCTGCCGCGAACGTGGCGTATTCTTCCATGTGGATGCTGCTCAGTCTGCCGGTAAACTGCCGATTGATGTGCAGGAAATGAAAGTAGATCTGATTTCCCTGTCTGCGCACAAAATTTACGGCCCGAAAGGGATTGGTGCCCTGTACGTGCGTCGTAAACCACGTATCCGCCTGGAAGCACAAATGCACGGTGGCGGCCATGAACGTGGTATGCGTTCCGGTACTCTGGCCACGCATCAAATCGTCGGTATGGGCGAAGCCTTCCGTATCGCGAAAGAAGAAATGGATCTGGACCGTCAGCATGCGCTGGCTCTGCGTAACCGCTTGCTGGACGGTGTAAAAGACATTGAAGCGATGACTGTCAACGGTGATCTGGAGCAACGTGTTCCGAACAACCTGAACATCAGCTTTGCGTTTGTTGAAGGTGAGTCCCTGCTGATGGCGCTGAAAGATCTGGCGGTTTCGTCCGGTTCAGCCTGTACATCGGCCAGTCTGGAGCCTTCGTACGTTCTGCGTGCGTTGGGTCTGAATGATGAGTTGGCACACAGTTCAATCCGCTTCTCTTTTGGTCGATTCACGACAGAAGAAGAAGTAGACTACGCAATTTCGCAAATCCGTACCGCAGTCGACAAACTGCGTGAGATGTCACCGCTTTGGGATATGTACAAAGAGGGAATCGACCTGAACACAGTTGAGTGGGCACACCACTAA
- the iscU gene encoding Fe-S cluster assembly scaffold IscU yields the protein MAYSDKVIDHYENPRNVGSFDKDDKNIGSGMVGAPACGDVMKLQIKVSDEGIIEDARFKTYGCGSAIASSSLITEWVKGKTLDEAASIKNSAIAEELELPPVKVHCSILAEDAIKAAVSDYKKKHQSN from the coding sequence ATGGCATACAGTGACAAAGTAATTGATCATTATGAGAACCCGCGGAACGTGGGCTCATTTGACAAAGATGACAAAAATATCGGTAGCGGTATGGTTGGCGCGCCGGCATGTGGCGACGTAATGAAACTGCAAATCAAAGTGTCTGATGAAGGCATTATTGAAGATGCACGTTTTAAAACCTACGGCTGCGGTTCTGCTATCGCATCCAGCTCACTCATCACTGAGTGGGTGAAAGGGAAAACCCTGGACGAAGCAGCATCGATCAAAAACTCAGCGATTGCAGAAGAACTTGAGCTGCCACCGGTGAAGGTGCACTGCTCAATTCTGGCTGAAGACGCCATTAAAGCCGCTGTTAGCGATTACAAAAAGAAACATCAAAGCAATTAA
- the trmJ gene encoding tRNA (cytosine(32)/uridine(32)-2'-O)-methyltransferase TrmJ, whose protein sequence is MLDQIRVVLVGTSHSGNIGSAARAMKVMGLSQLVLVEPACEIDGQAIALAAGAADIVENARIVSTLDEAIADCGLVVGSSARSRSLEWPQLNPRECGIKTIQEVPAHPVALLFGRERTGLTNEEMQKCHCHVYIPANPEYSSLNLAMAVQTISYEVRMAYLDKEAQAFPADDSLPEYPRTMELEKFFDHLYDVMEQTQFISSRSGMVMAKLRRLFVRARPEEQELNILRGVLSSVQKSLAGQKK, encoded by the coding sequence ATGTTAGATCAAATCCGCGTGGTGCTGGTAGGCACATCACATTCAGGCAACATCGGCTCAGCGGCACGAGCAATGAAAGTGATGGGGCTGAGTCAGCTTGTTCTGGTTGAACCTGCTTGTGAGATTGATGGTCAGGCGATCGCACTGGCAGCCGGTGCGGCCGATATCGTCGAAAATGCCCGCATTGTCAGCACGCTGGATGAGGCCATTGCTGATTGTGGTCTGGTGGTCGGCTCAAGCGCCCGTTCCCGTAGTCTGGAGTGGCCGCAGCTCAATCCCCGCGAGTGTGGGATTAAAACGATTCAGGAAGTGCCGGCGCATCCGGTTGCTTTGCTGTTTGGCCGTGAACGGACGGGGTTGACCAACGAAGAGATGCAAAAGTGTCATTGCCACGTGTATATTCCCGCGAACCCGGAATACAGTTCGCTGAACCTGGCGATGGCGGTGCAGACGATCAGTTATGAAGTGCGCATGGCCTATCTGGATAAGGAAGCTCAAGCGTTTCCTGCCGATGACAGTTTGCCTGAGTACCCGCGTACCATGGAACTGGAAAAGTTCTTTGACCATTTGTACGACGTCATGGAACAGACTCAGTTCATCAGCAGCCGCTCCGGCATGGTGATGGCAAAATTACGGCGCCTGTTTGTGCGCGCCAGACCCGAAGAGCAGGAGCTGAATATCCTGCGCGGTGTGTTGTCATCAGTGCAAAAATCCCTCGCCGGACAGAAAAAGTAG
- the iscA gene encoding iron-sulfur cluster assembly protein IscA has translation MAITITETAASRVSAFLENRGKGLGLRLGVRTSGCSGMAYVLEFVDDLNEGDEVFEQFGVKVIVDAKSLVYLEGTELDFVKEGLNEGFQFNNPNVSSECGCGESFNV, from the coding sequence ATGGCCATTACCATCACTGAAACTGCAGCGAGCCGTGTGTCGGCTTTCCTGGAAAATCGGGGCAAAGGTTTAGGCCTGCGCTTGGGTGTCCGAACATCAGGATGCTCTGGTATGGCCTATGTCCTTGAGTTCGTTGATGATCTCAACGAAGGCGATGAGGTCTTTGAGCAATTCGGCGTCAAAGTGATCGTCGATGCCAAAAGCCTGGTTTACCTGGAAGGGACAGAGCTGGATTTCGTCAAAGAAGGACTGAATGAAGGTTTCCAATTTAACAACCCGAACGTGTCTAGCGAATGTGGTTGTGGTGAAAGCTTCAACGTTTAA
- the hscB gene encoding co-chaperone HscB, whose translation MNHFELFGLPFQFELDASLLATRFRDLQRRFHPDNFATASERDRLMAVQKAAHINDAFQTLKNPVTRAEYMLAENGVDIRAEQQTLQDPEFLMQQMELREALEEIPSAEDPESALFDFDQQAVRLHKAQLSELKQLLEAGEWEPAADAVRKLKFIEKLRVEVERLEETLFD comes from the coding sequence ATGAATCATTTCGAACTATTCGGCCTGCCTTTCCAGTTTGAACTGGATGCGAGCCTTCTTGCCACACGTTTCCGCGACCTGCAGCGACGTTTTCATCCGGATAATTTTGCGACAGCTTCTGAGCGTGATCGCCTGATGGCCGTTCAAAAAGCCGCGCACATCAATGACGCATTCCAGACCCTGAAAAACCCGGTGACGCGTGCTGAGTATATGCTGGCGGAAAACGGCGTTGATATTCGCGCCGAGCAGCAGACCTTGCAGGATCCTGAATTTCTGATGCAGCAAATGGAGCTGCGTGAAGCCCTTGAAGAGATCCCTTCCGCTGAGGACCCTGAGTCAGCTCTGTTTGATTTTGATCAGCAGGCGGTTCGTTTGCACAAAGCACAACTCAGCGAGTTAAAACAGTTGCTGGAAGCCGGCGAGTGGGAACCAGCAGCAGACGCAGTACGTAAACTCAAATTCATCGAAAAGCTGCGAGTCGAGGTCGAACGTCTGGAAGAGACGCTGTTCGACTGA
- the suhB gene encoding inositol-1-monophosphatase: MHPMLNIAIRAVRKAGDHVAKSLEKPQGIEVNKKGNDVVTNIDHEAEAIIIDTILKSYPDHCIVGAESGTKEGRDKECQWIIDPVDGTNNFARGIPHYAISVALRMRGRTEVAAVYDPARNELFTATRGSGAQLNSQRIRASQPRNLAGTVLASSLPFTAKQHAESYTKIQQAMFVECDDIRLSGSTALDLCYLAAGRVDGVFKLSQKPWEMAAGELIAREAGAICTDFTGNTNYLASGNIVAGNVRVVKPMLAKIREHGSEALKK; encoded by the coding sequence ATGCATCCGATGCTCAATATCGCGATCCGTGCTGTCCGTAAAGCCGGTGATCATGTCGCTAAGTCTTTAGAAAAACCGCAAGGCATTGAAGTCAATAAAAAAGGCAACGACGTTGTCACCAATATCGATCACGAAGCAGAAGCTATCATCATCGATACCATTCTGAAGTCTTATCCTGATCACTGCATCGTGGGTGCAGAGTCCGGCACCAAAGAAGGCCGCGACAAAGAATGCCAATGGATCATCGACCCAGTGGATGGCACCAATAACTTCGCCCGCGGTATCCCGCACTATGCCATTTCAGTTGCCCTGCGTATGCGTGGCCGCACTGAAGTTGCCGCCGTCTACGATCCAGCCCGTAACGAACTGTTCACCGCAACCCGCGGTTCTGGCGCACAGCTGAACAGCCAGCGCATCCGTGCCTCTCAGCCACGTAACCTGGCTGGTACGGTTCTGGCAAGCAGCCTGCCTTTCACCGCCAAGCAACACGCCGAAAGCTACACTAAAATCCAGCAGGCCATGTTTGTTGAGTGCGATGACATTCGTCTGTCCGGCTCGACTGCGCTGGATCTGTGCTATCTGGCCGCCGGCCGCGTAGACGGTGTGTTCAAGCTGAGTCAGAAACCTTGGGAAATGGCAGCCGGTGAACTGATTGCCCGTGAAGCAGGCGCGATCTGTACTGACTTTACCGGGAACACGAACTACCTGGCTTCTGGCAACATCGTCGCGGGTAATGTTCGTGTCGTGAAGCCTATGCTGGCGAAAATCCGTGAACACGGTAGCGAAGCGCTGAAAAAATAA
- the secF gene encoding protein translocase subunit SecF, with protein MFQIMKADKVIDFMRWSKLAFVLSAVMIIASISVVLTKGMNWGLDFTGGTLIEVGFEQPADLAQIRDSLEVAGFGDAIVQNFGTARDVMVRLQPREGVAGETLGNQILDALREGTHQSVEMRRIEFVGPNVGDELAEAGGLAILVSLICILLYVSMRFEWRLAAGAVLSLAHDVIITIGIFSLLQIEVDLTIVAALLTVVGYSLNDTIVVFDRIRENFRKMRKGGPAEVMDHSITQTLSRTLITSGTTLFVVIALFMKGGTMIHGFATALLIGITVGTYSSIYVASALALKLGITREHLMPPKVEKEGEEFDAMP; from the coding sequence ATGTTTCAAATAATGAAAGCGGATAAAGTGATCGACTTTATGCGCTGGTCGAAACTGGCCTTTGTGCTGTCTGCCGTGATGATCATTGCTTCCATTTCTGTTGTCCTGACCAAGGGCATGAACTGGGGGCTGGATTTCACCGGCGGTACGCTGATTGAAGTCGGGTTCGAGCAACCTGCGGATTTGGCGCAGATTCGTGATTCTCTGGAAGTGGCCGGTTTTGGTGATGCCATCGTGCAGAACTTCGGAACAGCCCGTGATGTGATGGTACGTCTCCAGCCACGTGAAGGTGTCGCCGGTGAAACTCTGGGCAATCAGATCCTGGATGCGCTCCGTGAAGGGACCCATCAGAGTGTCGAAATGCGCCGGATTGAGTTTGTTGGCCCGAATGTCGGAGATGAACTGGCAGAAGCAGGCGGCCTGGCGATTCTGGTCTCACTGATCTGTATTTTGCTGTACGTATCGATGCGTTTTGAGTGGCGTTTGGCTGCCGGGGCAGTGTTGTCTCTGGCCCATGATGTCATTATCACGATTGGTATTTTTTCACTGCTGCAAATCGAGGTCGATCTGACGATCGTGGCAGCCTTGCTGACTGTTGTCGGTTATTCACTCAACGATACCATAGTCGTGTTTGACCGTATTCGTGAGAATTTCCGTAAGATGCGCAAAGGCGGCCCGGCTGAGGTGATGGATCATTCCATCACGCAAACGCTGAGCCGTACCCTGATCACGTCAGGTACCACCTTGTTTGTGGTCATCGCCTTGTTTATGAAAGGCGGCACCATGATTCACGGGTTTGCCACAGCACTGTTAATCGGTATTACCGTCGGTACCTATTCTTCTATCTATGTCGCTTCGGCACTGGCGCTGAAACTGGGGATTACCCGTGAGCACCTGATGCCACCTAAAGTGGAAAAAGAAGGTGAAGAATTCGACGCCATGCCGTAA
- the secD gene encoding protein translocase subunit SecD, translating into MLNRYPLWKNLMVVFALLIGLLYALPNVFGEDPAIQISGARGASVDMATLDKVTEQLNQDKLSYKSVAFENGAILVRFQDTETQISARDLMNQSLGDNYVVALNLAPSTPAWLESLGASPMKLGLDLRGGVHFLMEVDMDAAMDKLLGQQEDTFRTELREARIRYRAISVKDNGVEIRLRNDEQVQEAKRTLSASHPDMLFAEGSGFALTASFTEARMQEIRNYAVAQNITILRNRVNELGVAEPLVQRQGANRIVVELPGVQDTARAKEILGATATLEFREVDTNVDLAAAAAGRVPPGSEVKTSRDGNPVVLKKRVILEGSHITDSTSSNDEYGRPQVNIKLDSEGGNKMTAFSRNNVGKLMATLFIEYKDSGKRSPAGKVILEKHEEVINQATIQTALGRDFRITGIDSQAEAHNLALLLRAGALIAPISIVEERTIGPSMGQQNIDMGIQACIWGMVAVMLFTLLYYRKFGLVANLALAMNLVLIIGVMSMIPGATMTLPGIAGIVLTVGMAVDANVLIFERIREELRDGRSPQQAIQQGYANAFSTIADANITTLITAIILFAVGTGAIKGFAVTLSIGILTSMFTAIVGTRMLVNLMYGGKRIDKLSI; encoded by the coding sequence GTGTTAAACCGGTATCCCTTGTGGAAGAACCTGATGGTAGTGTTCGCACTGCTGATCGGTTTGCTCTATGCACTTCCCAATGTGTTCGGTGAAGATCCAGCAATCCAAATCTCCGGGGCGCGTGGCGCCTCGGTAGACATGGCCACGCTGGATAAAGTTACCGAGCAGCTTAATCAAGATAAACTCTCCTACAAATCTGTCGCATTCGAAAACGGGGCTATTCTGGTCCGCTTCCAAGACACTGAGACACAAATCAGTGCCCGCGATTTAATGAATCAATCTCTTGGCGACAATTATGTTGTTGCTTTGAATCTGGCACCTTCAACGCCAGCCTGGCTGGAAAGCCTGGGCGCTTCCCCGATGAAACTTGGTCTTGACCTGCGCGGCGGTGTGCACTTCCTGATGGAAGTGGATATGGATGCAGCCATGGACAAGCTGCTGGGCCAGCAGGAAGACACTTTCCGTACCGAGCTGCGTGAAGCCCGTATTCGCTACCGTGCCATTTCGGTCAAAGACAATGGGGTGGAGATCCGTCTTCGTAACGACGAACAGGTACAGGAAGCCAAACGGACGCTGTCGGCTTCGCACCCGGACATGCTGTTCGCTGAAGGCAGTGGCTTTGCACTCACCGCCAGCTTTACAGAAGCGCGGATGCAGGAAATTCGTAATTATGCGGTGGCCCAGAACATTACGATTCTGCGAAACCGGGTGAACGAACTGGGTGTCGCAGAGCCACTGGTTCAGCGTCAGGGCGCAAACCGCATTGTTGTTGAACTGCCGGGCGTACAGGATACAGCGCGGGCTAAAGAAATTCTGGGTGCGACTGCAACTCTGGAATTCCGTGAAGTGGACACCAATGTGGATCTGGCTGCCGCCGCTGCAGGCCGCGTACCACCGGGCAGTGAAGTGAAAACTTCTCGTGACGGTAATCCTGTGGTGCTGAAAAAGCGGGTGATCCTCGAAGGCTCACACATTACCGATTCCACATCCAGTAATGACGAATATGGTCGCCCGCAGGTGAACATCAAGCTGGACAGTGAAGGCGGTAATAAAATGACTGCTTTCTCCCGCAATAACGTGGGTAAGCTGATGGCAACGCTGTTCATTGAATATAAAGACAGCGGCAAGCGTTCCCCGGCGGGCAAAGTGATTCTGGAAAAACACGAAGAAGTGATTAACCAGGCAACGATTCAGACTGCGCTGGGTCGTGATTTCCGAATCACAGGCATCGACAGTCAGGCAGAAGCGCACAATCTGGCCCTGCTGTTGCGTGCCGGTGCACTGATCGCGCCAATCTCCATTGTGGAAGAGCGGACGATTGGTCCTTCTATGGGGCAGCAGAACATCGACATGGGGATCCAGGCCTGTATCTGGGGCATGGTCGCCGTGATGTTGTTCACTTTGCTGTACTACCGCAAGTTCGGCCTGGTTGCCAACCTGGCCCTGGCAATGAACCTGGTCTTGATCATTGGCGTGATGTCGATGATTCCGGGCGCCACGATGACGCTGCCTGGTATTGCCGGTATCGTCCTGACCGTGGGGATGGCGGTGGATGCCAACGTGCTGATCTTTGAGCGGATTCGTGAGGAATTACGCGATGGCCGTAGTCCGCAGCAGGCGATCCAGCAAGGGTACGCCAATGCATTCAGCACTATCGCGGATGCCAATATCACCACGCTGATCACCGCGATTATTTTGTTTGCGGTCGGTACAGGGGCGATCAAGGGCTTCGCGGTGACGCTGTCTATCGGTATTCTGACCTCTATGTTTACGGCTATCGTCGGCACCCGTATGTTGGTGAACCTGATGTATGGCGGTAAGCGCATCGATAAATTGTCGATCTAA
- the hscA gene encoding Fe-S protein assembly chaperone HscA, translated as MALLQIAEPGQSAAPHEHKLAVGIDLGTTNSLVAAVRSGVAETLPDAQGKSILPSVVHYDEQSILVGDEAKKLAQQDPANTIISVKRMMGRSLTDIEQRYPNLPYQFEASESGLPQLLTRRGKVNPVQVSADILKTLTERAKATLGGDLEGVVITVPAYFDDAQRAGTKDAAALANLKVLRLLNEPTAAAIAYGLDSGQEGVIAVYDLGGGTFDISILRLSKGVFEVLATGGDTALGGDDFDHLLADWILAQSGHSDILTASERRALQDVATDAKVALTDSDSAEIDVLGWQGHITRAQFEALIQPLVKKTLMSCRRAVKDAGIELDEVIETVMVGGSTRVPLVREMVGGFFGKTPLTSIDPDKVVAIGAAIQADILAGNKPDSEMLLLDVIPLSLGIETMGGMIEKIIPRNTTIPVARAQEFTTFKDGQTAMSVHVVQGEREMVADCRSLARFTLRGIPAMAAGAAHVRVTYQVDADGLLSVTAMEKSSGVQSSIQVKPSYGLSDDEIANMIRDSMTHAREDKDARALAEQRVEADRVLEGLIAALAADGETLLSKEEREALEATMMELVQLRQGEDPRAIEAGIKKTDKASQEFAARRMDKSIREALAGQSIDEV; from the coding sequence ATGGCACTGTTACAGATTGCTGAACCGGGTCAAAGCGCTGCACCGCACGAACACAAACTGGCGGTGGGTATTGACCTGGGAACCACCAACTCTCTCGTTGCTGCTGTACGTAGTGGCGTAGCAGAAACCCTGCCCGACGCGCAAGGCAAGTCAATTCTGCCTTCTGTTGTTCATTATGATGAGCAAAGCATTCTCGTTGGCGACGAAGCTAAAAAACTGGCTCAGCAGGATCCTGCAAATACCATCATTTCCGTAAAACGCATGATGGGACGTTCGCTGACCGATATTGAGCAGCGTTACCCGAATTTGCCATATCAGTTTGAAGCATCCGAATCAGGTTTACCGCAACTGCTGACTCGCCGCGGTAAGGTCAATCCGGTTCAGGTGTCTGCGGATATTCTGAAAACCCTGACTGAGCGTGCGAAAGCAACCTTGGGCGGCGATCTGGAAGGTGTGGTGATCACGGTGCCGGCCTACTTTGACGATGCCCAGCGTGCCGGCACCAAAGATGCAGCGGCATTGGCCAATCTGAAAGTCTTGCGCTTACTGAACGAGCCGACTGCAGCCGCCATTGCCTATGGTCTGGACTCTGGTCAGGAAGGTGTCATTGCTGTTTATGATTTGGGCGGCGGCACCTTCGATATCTCGATTTTACGTTTGTCGAAAGGCGTATTTGAAGTGCTGGCAACCGGTGGTGATACGGCACTGGGGGGAGATGACTTCGATCATCTGCTGGCAGACTGGATTCTGGCACAAAGTGGCCACAGCGACATCCTGACGGCGTCTGAGCGCCGCGCATTGCAGGATGTGGCCACAGACGCCAAAGTGGCGCTGACTGACAGTGACAGTGCGGAGATTGACGTGCTGGGCTGGCAGGGACACATCACCCGGGCTCAGTTTGAAGCCCTGATTCAGCCGCTGGTGAAAAAGACACTGATGTCTTGTCGCCGTGCGGTGAAAGATGCGGGAATTGAACTCGATGAAGTGATTGAAACTGTGATGGTTGGCGGTTCAACGCGTGTCCCTCTGGTGCGTGAGATGGTGGGGGGATTCTTTGGTAAAACCCCGCTGACATCGATTGACCCTGATAAAGTGGTTGCTATCGGTGCCGCCATTCAGGCCGATATTCTGGCCGGTAATAAACCTGATTCTGAAATGCTGCTGCTGGATGTGATTCCCTTGTCTCTGGGCATTGAAACCATGGGCGGTATGATCGAGAAAATCATTCCGCGCAACACAACAATTCCGGTGGCTCGGGCCCAGGAATTCACCACCTTTAAAGATGGTCAGACGGCCATGTCTGTGCACGTGGTGCAAGGTGAGCGGGAAATGGTGGCAGATTGCCGCTCTCTGGCTCGCTTTACGCTGCGGGGGATTCCTGCCATGGCCGCAGGCGCGGCACATGTGCGTGTCACTTATCAGGTGGATGCGGACGGGCTGTTGTCGGTCACCGCAATGGAAAAAAGTTCCGGTGTGCAATCTTCCATTCAGGTCAAGCCGTCTTACGGTTTGAGCGATGATGAGATCGCCAATATGATTCGCGATTCGATGACACACGCGCGTGAAGACAAAGATGCCAGGGCGCTGGCGGAACAGCGCGTCGAAGCGGATCGGGTGCTGGAAGGCCTGATTGCGGCGCTGGCGGCTGATGGTGAGACGCTGCTGTCGAAAGAAGAGCGCGAAGCATTGGAAGCGACCATGATGGAGCTGGTTCAATTGCGTCAGGGTGAAGACCCGCGTGCAATTGAAGCTGGTATTAAGAAAACTGATAAAGCAAGCCAGGAATTTGCCGCACGCCGGATGGATAAATCCATTCGCGAGGCACTGGCCGGTCAATCGATTGATGAGGTTTAG